Proteins found in one Polyodon spathula isolate WHYD16114869_AA unplaced genomic scaffold, ASM1765450v1 scaffolds_740, whole genome shotgun sequence genomic segment:
- the hsf5 gene encoding heat shock factor protein 5, whose product METPSVLCHVELDEALLTIPINPNNFPAKLWRLVNSPENRSICWDSRGEGVIIDQHMFECELLSPMKPTGEPVDLFKTTNFTSFIRQLNLYGFRKVVLGSGGSAGNDINPGGDLVVAEGILHHFHNPHFKKDHPELLVNLKRLTSANKAKLEAGLEVTCRPPNRLRRLLTSSVDPMEKVKMENHCPVSAAQIHRAFHRESAAPYPCNPGGLYPMKGLDRTPIPQRGWPSSLGLIMGQMDGSSPFSDKGIPVSVLQRFPTDVTCALQSSPTTVHMQQGSQGMGPSGQKFGNYMTSPAQFRPAYYPAAMCQCCSPGSVDPMTGCAHQNTSNHSHYNYYQNLTMQPSYPVEFLHAGNQNWPSICNEDHKKTDINLETVFQMVNELQASPKPCMVKVEPTESQLEVAQPAMGQQLPGNSFSALSTTAKATSAQLGSLTPVVSDASSLVADAAQKSTCSENQFAGFIYPVSTTSLLRAMPILDNTAVPIVQNQSQGQACSGSVAVTQLDISQKVLNNTENVVRWSETAAAVLSGTQPFKAGDKDTDSCTPATPSECKSSRQQSKSPDLNLLVDVACKQEPCQGEEEEGYV is encoded by the exons ATGGAGACGCCAAGCGTTTTATGTCACGTCGAGCTGGACGAGGCGCTTCTTACAATCCCCATCAACCCCAATAACTTCCCCGCGAAACTCTGGCGACTAGTGAACAGTCCTGAAAATCGATCAATTTGCTGGGATTCAAGGGGGGAAGGGGTGATTATCGATCAGCACATGTTTGAATGCGAACTGCTGTCTCCCATGAAACCAACGGGTGAACCAGTCGATCTTTTCAAGACCACCAACTTTACCAGTTTCATCCGCCAGTTAAACCTCTACGGGTTCCGAAAGGTGGTACTGGGCTCTGGCGGGAGCGCAGGCAATGATATTAACCCCGGAGGAGACCTCGTTGTGGCGGAAGGAATCCTTCATCACTTCCATAACCCCCATTTTAAGAAGGACCACCCGGAACTGCTGGTTAATTTGAAGAGGTTGACCAGCGCCAACAAAGCAAAGCTTGAAGCTGGACTGGAAGTGACTTGCAGGCCTCCCAATCGTTTGCGGAGACTCCTTACTAGTTCGGTTGACCCAATGGAAAAAGTGAAAATGGAGAATCAtt GTCCAGTGAGTGCTGCACAGATCCATCGAGCGTTTCACAGGGAGAGTGCAGCTCCCTACCCATGCAACCCTGGCGGTTTATACCCCATGAAGGGTCTTGATCGGACCCCGATTCCACAGCGCGGCTGGCCCAGCTCCTTAGGGCTCATCATGGGGCAGATGGATGGCTCTTCACCTTTCTCAGATAAGGGGATCCCTGTTTCTGTTCTACAGAGGTTCCCCACAGACGTTACCTGTGCTTTGCAGTCCAGTCCCACCACTGTGCACATGCAGCAGGGCTCCCAAGGGATGGGACCTTCTGGGCAAAAATTTGGCAATTATATGACTTCCCCAGCACAGTTCCGTCCAGCCTATTACCCCGCAG CAATGTGTCAGTGCTGCTCTCCTGGTTCAGTGGACCCTATGACAGGATGTGCCCACCAAAATACTTCTAACCATTCCCATTACAACTACTATCAG AATCTAACTATGCAGCCCTCCTATCCAGTGGAATTCCTGCACGCTGGCAATCAAAACTGGCCATCCATCTGCAATGAAGACCACAAGAAGACAGACATCAACCTGGAAACTGTCTTTCAGATGGTAAACGAGTTGCAGGCTTCCCCCAAGCCTTGTATGGTTAAAGTGGAGCCCACTGAAAGCCAGCTAGAGGTAGCACAGCCCGCAATGGGACAGCAGCTCCCAGGGAACAGCTTCTCAGCTCTGAGCACTACTGCCAAGGCTACATCTGCCCAGCTGGGCTCCCTCACTCCAGTCGTCTCTGATGCTTCGTCCTTAGTTGCGGATGCTGCCCAGAAGTCGACCTGTTCTGAGAACCAGTTTGCTGGTTTCATTTATCCAGTTTCCACAACCTCTCTCCTGCGTGCAATGCCAATTCTAGATAATACAGCAGTCCCCATTGTGCAGAATCAAAGCCAGGGTCAAGCTTGTTCAGGTTCTGTGGCTGTCACACAGCTGGATATATCTCAGAAG GTTCTCAATAACACAGAGAATGTAGTCCGCTGGTCTGAAACTGCTGCAGCTGTTTTGTCAGGTACTCAGCCCTTCAAAGCCGGTGACAAGGACACCGACTCCTGCACTCCTGCCACACCCAGTGAGTGCAAGAGCAGCAGACAGCAGAGCAAGTCTCCTG ATCTTAACCTCCTGGTTGATGTGGCCTGTAAGCAAGAGCCCTGTcagggggaggaggaagagggctATGTGTGA
- the supt4h1 gene encoding transcription elongation factor SPT4 yields the protein MALETVPKDLRHLRACLLCSLVKTIDQFEYDGCDNCEAYLQMKGNREMVYDCTSSSFDGVIAMMSPEDSWVSKWQRISNFKPGVYAVTVTGRLPPGIVRELKSRGVNYKSRDTAIKS from the exons ATGGCTTTGGAGACAGTACCGAAGGATCTCCGTCACTTACGGGCTTGTCTCCTGTGTTCTCTGGTTAAG acaatCGATCAGTTTGAGTACGACGGCTGTGACAACTGCGAAGCGTACCTCCAGATGAAAGGAAACCGAGAAATGGTTTACGACTGCACCAGTTCTTCCTTCGATGG GGTCATTGCAATGATGAGTCCGGAAGATAGTTGGGTTTCTAAATGGCAAAGAATCA GTAATTTCAAACCAGGTGTCTATGCAGTGACAGTCACAGGACGGTTACCTCCAG GTATTGTGAGAGAGTTGAAAAGCAGAGGCGTCAATTACAAATccagagatacagccatcaagTCCTAG